A region from the Manihot esculenta cultivar AM560-2 chromosome 13, M.esculenta_v8, whole genome shotgun sequence genome encodes:
- the LOC110630125 gene encoding E3 ubiquitin-protein ligase RMA1H1: MATEQYIEESVENDYIREDKSPLNTCKSSDNVGDSDDSPCNGFDCNICLDSVQDPVVTLCGHLYCWPCIYKWLHFQNISAENDMQIQQQCPVCKAEVSEGTLVPLFGRGQPTKPSKSKAPNLGIIIPRRPLGLACGFDSPRSPSTPSSVRSRATQQIYNGDYSPHPSQLYYSQPGGMSYPASSMLTPRVATTNMYDPMIGMFGEMIYARVFGNSITNIYSYPNSYNLAGSTSPRMRRHILQADMSLSRICFFLFCCVFLCFLSF; this comes from the coding sequence ATGGCCACAGAGCAGTATATTGAAGAATCAGTTGAAAATGATTATATCAGAGAGGATAAATCTCCACTAAATACTTGCAAATCTTCTGACAACGTTGGAGATTCCGATGATAGCCCTTGTAATGGATTCGATTGCAATATTTGCCTGGATTCTGTGCAGGATCCTGTGGTGACACTTTGTGGTCACCTTTATTGCTGGCCTTGCATATACAAGTGGCTCCATTTCCAGAACATCTCTGCAGAAAACGATATGCAGATACAGCAGCAATGTCCTGTATGCAAGGCTGAAGTTTCTGAAGGCACCCTGGTTCCACTCTTCGGACGTGGCCAACCTACAAAACCTTCTAAAAGCAAAGCCCCCAATCTGGGAATAATCATTCCAAGAAGACCTCTTGGTCTTGCATGCGGATTTGATTCACCGAGATCACCTTCGACTCCAAGCAGTGTCCGATCACGAGCAACCCAGCAAATTTACAATGGTGATTATTCACCTCATCCTTCTCAATTATACTACTCTCAGCCAGGAGGAATGAGCTACCCTGCATCTTCAATGCTTACTCCACGAGTTGCAACAACAAATATGTACGATCCAATGATTGGAATGTTTGGGGAAATGATCTATGCAAGGGTCTTTGGTAACTCCATAACCAATATATACAGCTACCCAAATTCATATAATCTTGCAGGAAGCACCAGCCCTAGAATGAGAAGGCACATTTTGCAGGCTGATATGTCGCTTAGCAGAATCTGTTTTTTCCTCTTCTGTTGTGTATTTTTGTGTTTCCTCTCATTTTGA
- the LOC110629950 gene encoding mitotic checkpoint serine/threonine-protein kinase BUB1 isoform X1: MTVMLTDSNNASYAHDPLFPWLLSIKKALDNKAFGGDLNNLLLDCIRTFKHNTQYRNDPRFLKIWLLYLEGSDDTEFVFKEMEENKICSDHSLLYELYAGLLEAKENWQQAQMIYQKGILRKAKPLERLKGAHALFLDRMSHRVNGCSLQKIDGDESIGLVKNRVHPWSGSTMEELLKKINPQIMRYDGYHQRNKAYSGKVDLSSLGNASRNKIVKIGGKEYQIKGCAGEGGFAKVFRASVNSNPDDIVALKIQKPAFPWEFYMYRQLDQRISTKQRSSFGVVHGMDVYSDYSILVCDYLCHGTLHDVINSYVIVGKSMEEVLCIYYTTEMLYMLETLHDVGIIHGDFKPDNLLVRYSRDDLSEDGFEDRTGSWGNQGLCLVDWGKGIDLHLFPDDIEFVGDCRTSGFRCIQMQENKPWRFQVDTYGLCAIVHLMLHNSYMEIEKKATSDGGYIYLPKKPFKRYWNVDLWRELFSQLLNNSPHNDKKLLQNLRERFQDYFCSNRQMFKKLKDLLAKQRLSMCSS, encoded by the exons ATGACCGTCATGTTGACGGACTCCAACAACGCCTCCTATGCTCACGATCCTCTCTTTCCTTGGCTACT GTCCATCAAGAAGGCACTTGATAATAAAGCCTTTGGTGGTGATCTAAATAATCTTCTATTAGACTGTATAAGGACTTTCAAGCACAATACCCAGTACCGAAACGATCCCAGATTTCTCAAAATTTGGCTCCTCTAC TTGGAAGGCAGTGATGACACCGAATTTGTCTTCAAAGAAATGGAAGAGAACAAGATATGTAGCGACCATTCTTTGCTTTATGAACTGTATGCGGGACTTCTTGAAGCGAAAGAGAATTGGCAGCAAGCGCAAATGATTTATCAGAAAGGCATTTTAAG GAAAGCCAAACCTCTTGAAAGGTTGAAGGGAGCACATGCTTTATTCCTCGATAGGATGTCTCACAGGGTAAATGGTTGTTCACTTCAAAAG ATTGATGGTGATGAATCAATTGGGTTGGTAAAAAATCGGGTTCATCCATGGTCCGGTTCAACCATGGAAGAGCTATTAAAGAAGATAAACCCCCAAATCATGAGATATGAT GGATACCATCAACGTAACAAAGCTTACTCTGGGAAAGTGGACTTGTCATCTCTAGGAAATGCATCCAGAAACAAGATCGTTAAGATAG GCGGAAAGGAGTACCAGATCAAAGGTTGTGCTGGTGAGGGGGGTTTTGCTAAAGTATTTAGAGCATCTGTTAACAGTAATCCTGATGATATTGTTGCACTAAAG ATACAAAAGCCTGCTTTTCCTTGGGAATTTTACATGTATCGTCAACTTGATCAGCGGATCTCAACTAAGCAA AGGTCAAGCTTTGGTGTTGTTCATGGAATGGATGTCTATTCTGACTATAGCATACTTGTGTGCGACTACCTATGCCATGGGACACTTCAC GATGTCATAAATTCTTATGTTATTGTTGGTAAGTCCATGGAAGAGGTTTTATGCATATATTACACCACAGAAATGCTATACATGCTGGAAACTTTACATGATGTTGGGATTATTCATGGTGATTTCAAGCCTGATAATTTGCTTGTTCGCTATTCCAG GGATGACCTTTCTGAAGATGGATTTGAGGACCGAACTGGCTCTTGGGGCAATCAG GGCTTGTGCCTTGTCGATTGGGGTAAGGGAATAGACCTGCATCTCTTTCCTGATGACATAGAATTCGTGGGAGATTGCCGGACTTCTGGCTTTCGCTGCATCCAAATGCAAGAAAATAAGCCGTGGAGATTTCAG GTGGACACATATGGCCTCTGTGCCATTGTTCATTTGATGTTGCATAATTCTTATATGGAGATTGAGAAGAAAGCAACATCTGATGGTGGCTACATTTATCTGCCAAAAAAACCTTTTAAACG ATATTGGAACGTTGATCTATGGAGGGAACTGTTTTCACAGCTGCTTAACAACAGCCCTCATAATGACAAGAAGTTACTCCAGAACTTGAGGGAACGATTCCAGGATTATTTTTGCTCTAATCGTCAAATGTTTAAGAAACTAAAAGATTTATTAGCAAAGCAACGGCTTTCCATGTGTTCTTCATAG
- the LOC110629950 gene encoding mitotic checkpoint serine/threonine-protein kinase BUB1 isoform X2 — protein sequence MTVMLTDSNNASYAHDPLFPWLLSIKKALDNKAFGGDLNNLLLDCIRTFKHNTQYRNDPRFLKIWLLYLEGSDDTEFVFKEMEENKICSDHSLLYELYAGLLEAKENWQQAQMIYQKGILRKAKPLERLKGAHALFLDRMSHRVNGCSLQKIDGDESIGLVKNRVHPWSGSTMEELLKKINPQIMRYDGYHQRNKAYSGKVDLSSLGNASRNKIVKIGGKEYQIKGCAGEGGFAKVFRASVNSNPDDIVALKIQKPAFPWEFYMYRQLDQRISTKQRSSFGVVHGMDVYSDYSILVCDYLCHGTLHDVINSYVIVGKSMEEVLCIYYTTEMLYMLETLHDVGIIHGDFKPDNLLVRYSRDDLSEDGFEDRTGSWGNQGLCLVDWGKGIDLHLFPDDIEFVGDCRTSGFRCIQMQENKPWRFQVDTYGLCAIVHLMLHNSYMEIEKKATSDGGYIYLPKKPFKRCLTTALIMTRSYSRT from the exons ATGACCGTCATGTTGACGGACTCCAACAACGCCTCCTATGCTCACGATCCTCTCTTTCCTTGGCTACT GTCCATCAAGAAGGCACTTGATAATAAAGCCTTTGGTGGTGATCTAAATAATCTTCTATTAGACTGTATAAGGACTTTCAAGCACAATACCCAGTACCGAAACGATCCCAGATTTCTCAAAATTTGGCTCCTCTAC TTGGAAGGCAGTGATGACACCGAATTTGTCTTCAAAGAAATGGAAGAGAACAAGATATGTAGCGACCATTCTTTGCTTTATGAACTGTATGCGGGACTTCTTGAAGCGAAAGAGAATTGGCAGCAAGCGCAAATGATTTATCAGAAAGGCATTTTAAG GAAAGCCAAACCTCTTGAAAGGTTGAAGGGAGCACATGCTTTATTCCTCGATAGGATGTCTCACAGGGTAAATGGTTGTTCACTTCAAAAG ATTGATGGTGATGAATCAATTGGGTTGGTAAAAAATCGGGTTCATCCATGGTCCGGTTCAACCATGGAAGAGCTATTAAAGAAGATAAACCCCCAAATCATGAGATATGAT GGATACCATCAACGTAACAAAGCTTACTCTGGGAAAGTGGACTTGTCATCTCTAGGAAATGCATCCAGAAACAAGATCGTTAAGATAG GCGGAAAGGAGTACCAGATCAAAGGTTGTGCTGGTGAGGGGGGTTTTGCTAAAGTATTTAGAGCATCTGTTAACAGTAATCCTGATGATATTGTTGCACTAAAG ATACAAAAGCCTGCTTTTCCTTGGGAATTTTACATGTATCGTCAACTTGATCAGCGGATCTCAACTAAGCAA AGGTCAAGCTTTGGTGTTGTTCATGGAATGGATGTCTATTCTGACTATAGCATACTTGTGTGCGACTACCTATGCCATGGGACACTTCAC GATGTCATAAATTCTTATGTTATTGTTGGTAAGTCCATGGAAGAGGTTTTATGCATATATTACACCACAGAAATGCTATACATGCTGGAAACTTTACATGATGTTGGGATTATTCATGGTGATTTCAAGCCTGATAATTTGCTTGTTCGCTATTCCAG GGATGACCTTTCTGAAGATGGATTTGAGGACCGAACTGGCTCTTGGGGCAATCAG GGCTTGTGCCTTGTCGATTGGGGTAAGGGAATAGACCTGCATCTCTTTCCTGATGACATAGAATTCGTGGGAGATTGCCGGACTTCTGGCTTTCGCTGCATCCAAATGCAAGAAAATAAGCCGTGGAGATTTCAG GTGGACACATATGGCCTCTGTGCCATTGTTCATTTGATGTTGCATAATTCTTATATGGAGATTGAGAAGAAAGCAACATCTGATGGTGGCTACATTTATCTGCCAAAAAAACCTTTTAAACG CTGCTTAACAACAGCCCTCATAATGACAAGAAGTTACTCCAGAACTTGA
- the LOC110629950 gene encoding mitotic checkpoint serine/threonine-protein kinase BUB1 isoform X3, producing the protein MEENKICSDHSLLYELYAGLLEAKENWQQAQMIYQKGILRKAKPLERLKGAHALFLDRMSHRVNGCSLQKIDGDESIGLVKNRVHPWSGSTMEELLKKINPQIMRYDGYHQRNKAYSGKVDLSSLGNASRNKIVKIGGKEYQIKGCAGEGGFAKVFRASVNSNPDDIVALKIQKPAFPWEFYMYRQLDQRISTKQRSSFGVVHGMDVYSDYSILVCDYLCHGTLHDVINSYVIVGKSMEEVLCIYYTTEMLYMLETLHDVGIIHGDFKPDNLLVRYSRDDLSEDGFEDRTGSWGNQGLCLVDWGKGIDLHLFPDDIEFVGDCRTSGFRCIQMQENKPWRFQVDTYGLCAIVHLMLHNSYMEIEKKATSDGGYIYLPKKPFKRYWNVDLWRELFSQLLNNSPHNDKKLLQNLRERFQDYFCSNRQMFKKLKDLLAKQRLSMCSS; encoded by the exons ATGGAAGAGAACAAGATATGTAGCGACCATTCTTTGCTTTATGAACTGTATGCGGGACTTCTTGAAGCGAAAGAGAATTGGCAGCAAGCGCAAATGATTTATCAGAAAGGCATTTTAAG GAAAGCCAAACCTCTTGAAAGGTTGAAGGGAGCACATGCTTTATTCCTCGATAGGATGTCTCACAGGGTAAATGGTTGTTCACTTCAAAAG ATTGATGGTGATGAATCAATTGGGTTGGTAAAAAATCGGGTTCATCCATGGTCCGGTTCAACCATGGAAGAGCTATTAAAGAAGATAAACCCCCAAATCATGAGATATGAT GGATACCATCAACGTAACAAAGCTTACTCTGGGAAAGTGGACTTGTCATCTCTAGGAAATGCATCCAGAAACAAGATCGTTAAGATAG GCGGAAAGGAGTACCAGATCAAAGGTTGTGCTGGTGAGGGGGGTTTTGCTAAAGTATTTAGAGCATCTGTTAACAGTAATCCTGATGATATTGTTGCACTAAAG ATACAAAAGCCTGCTTTTCCTTGGGAATTTTACATGTATCGTCAACTTGATCAGCGGATCTCAACTAAGCAA AGGTCAAGCTTTGGTGTTGTTCATGGAATGGATGTCTATTCTGACTATAGCATACTTGTGTGCGACTACCTATGCCATGGGACACTTCAC GATGTCATAAATTCTTATGTTATTGTTGGTAAGTCCATGGAAGAGGTTTTATGCATATATTACACCACAGAAATGCTATACATGCTGGAAACTTTACATGATGTTGGGATTATTCATGGTGATTTCAAGCCTGATAATTTGCTTGTTCGCTATTCCAG GGATGACCTTTCTGAAGATGGATTTGAGGACCGAACTGGCTCTTGGGGCAATCAG GGCTTGTGCCTTGTCGATTGGGGTAAGGGAATAGACCTGCATCTCTTTCCTGATGACATAGAATTCGTGGGAGATTGCCGGACTTCTGGCTTTCGCTGCATCCAAATGCAAGAAAATAAGCCGTGGAGATTTCAG GTGGACACATATGGCCTCTGTGCCATTGTTCATTTGATGTTGCATAATTCTTATATGGAGATTGAGAAGAAAGCAACATCTGATGGTGGCTACATTTATCTGCCAAAAAAACCTTTTAAACG ATATTGGAACGTTGATCTATGGAGGGAACTGTTTTCACAGCTGCTTAACAACAGCCCTCATAATGACAAGAAGTTACTCCAGAACTTGAGGGAACGATTCCAGGATTATTTTTGCTCTAATCGTCAAATGTTTAAGAAACTAAAAGATTTATTAGCAAAGCAACGGCTTTCCATGTGTTCTTCATAG
- the LOC110629952 gene encoding tetraspanin-19 produces the protein MVRLMRSCVQSMLKLLNSVIGMVGLGMILYAVWLIRVWQKETGDLPFDDSDRLAPWFIYTFLGLGVILCVITCIGHVAAETANGCCLYLYMLFVFLLLMLEAGVTADVFLNRDWDEYFPKDPTGSFSQFKDFVKSNFEICKWIGLSIVSVQGLSFLLALILKAFGPHQYYDSDDEYIPERVPLINNAILPPPYVVGNPVVGSKSGAWTINIREKANR, from the exons ATGGTGAGATTAATGAGGAGTTGCGTACAATCGATGCTGAAATTACTGAATTCTGTCATAGGAATGGTTGGGTTGGGGATGATATTGTATGCAGTTTGGCTCATTAGGGTTTGGCAGAAGGAAACGGGGGACTTACCATTTGATGATTCTGATCGTCTGGCTCCCTG GTTTATTTATACTTTCCTCGGCCTCGGGGTTATTTTATGTGTTATTACATGCATAGGTCATGTTGCTGCTGAAACTGCAAACGGTTGTTGCCTTTATTTA TATATGTTGTTTGTCTTCTTGCTCTTAATGCTGGAAGCTGGGGTGACTGCTGATGTTTTTCTAAACCGTGACTGGGATGAG TACTTTCCAAAGGATCCAACAGGGAGTTTTAGTCAGTTCAAGGATTTCGTCAAGTCAAACTTTGAGATATGCAAATGGATAGGCTTGTCAATTGTATCTGTGcag GGACTGTCTTTCTTACTAGCATTGATACTCAAAGCTTTTGGACCACATCAGTATTATGATAGTGATGATGAATATATTCCGGAGAGGGTTCCACTCATAAATAATGCTATTCTCCCACCTCCTTATGTTGTTGGTAACCCTGTTGTTGGATCCAAAAGCGGAGCTTGGACTATAAACATCAGAGAAAAG GCCAACAGGTAA
- the LOC110629991 gene encoding uncharacterized protein LOC110629991: MAGRWQLGFPKTGASSLKEQLARTTIHNVRSQGHPYVELREDGKRFIFFCTLCLAPCYSDSVLFDHLKGNLHTERLSAAKLTLLKPNPWPFSDGVHFCMNSIENDRPLAITNGSQSRLLESNSNGNNLAIVKYDVNLTSSGNGHVGCNKDLNGNEGTCDLVIPCVLVKDEICNLKTRFVGSGQIAARFCEKDGNVDEIIRIWCEWLGENSSGHEDKVKVLDHEFAVVTFSYNYDLGRKGLLDDVKLLLSSSPTTELENGKGTNRKRKSFSDPEDISESLSNHYSSSGEESSPSNGGSSRLLLDQYDDQLLHSRFISNKTIRRELRRQHRIAAERMCDICQQKMLPEKDVASLINMKTGKLACSSRNVNGAFHVFHTSCLIHWILLCEYEMARNQSVGPKARRGSKRKSGAKSNKAGKDGKVKALKHQIDSVFCPECQGTGVKIEEDELEMPTIPLSEMFKYKIKVSDGRRAWMKSPEVLQNCSTGFHFPSQCEEPVQEKVLPLKRLLFYKADE; the protein is encoded by the exons ATGGCTGGAAGGTGGCAGTTAGGGTTTCCAAAGACGGGTGCCAGCAGTTTAAAGGAGCAGTTAGCTAGAACTACTATTCACAATGTGAGATCGCAAGGACATCCTTATGTGGAGCTTCGTGAGGATGGGAAGCGGTTCATATTCTTTTGTACTTTGTGTCTTGCACCGTGTTATAGTGATTCTGTGTTGTTTGATCACTTAAAGGGTAATCTTCACACTGAGAGGTTATCTGCTGCTAAGCTTACTCTTCTAAAACCAAATCCATGGCCTTTTAGTGATGGTGTTCATTTCTGTATGAACTCAATTGAGAATGACAGACCTTTGGCCATCACAAATGGTAGTCAGAGTAGGTTGTTGGAGTCTAACAGCAACGGTAACAATCTTGCTATTGTGAAATATGATGTAAATTTGACATCTAGTGGCAATGGGCATGTTGGATGCAATAAGGATTTGAATGGCAATGAAGGAACTTGTGATCTAGTGATTCCATGTGTACTTGTTAAGGATGAAATTTGTAACTTGAAGACCAGGTTTGTGGGTTCTGGACAAATTGCTGCAAGGTTCTGTGAGAAGGATGGCAATGTAGACGAGATTATTAGGATATGGTGTGAGTGGTTAGGGGAAAATAGTTCTGGTCATGAGGACAAGGTCAAGGTTCTGGATCATGAGTTTGCTGTTGTGacattttcttataattatgatTTGGGAAGGAAGGGGTTGCTTGATGATGTAAAGTTGTTGCTGTCATCTAGTCCTACAACAGAGTTGGAGAATGGGAAGGGGACTAATAGAAAAAGGAAATCTTTTTCTGACCCTGAGGATATCAGTGAGTCTTTGAGTAATCACTACTCTTCATCTGGTGAAGAATCTTCACCTTCAAATGGTGGCTCTTCTAGATTGCTGTTGGATCAATATGATGACCAGCTTCTTCATTCAAGGTTTATATCAAACAAGACCATAAGACGAGAGTTGAGACGGCAACATCGTATAGCAGCAGAAAGAATGTGTGACATCTGTCAGCAAAAGATGCTTCCGGAGAAAGATGTAGCAAGCCTTATAAACATGAAGACGGGAAAACTTGCCTGCAGTAGCAGAAATGTGAATGGG gcatttcatgtttttcatacTTCCTGTCTTATACACTGGATACTTCTTTGTGAGTATGAAATGGCTAGAAATCAATCAGTTGGTCCAAAAGCAAGAAGAGGATCCAAGAGAAAGAGTGGAGCTAAATCTAATAAAGCAGGCAAGGATGGAAAGGTGAAAGCTTTAAAACACCAAATTGATTCTGTGTTCTGTCCAGAGTGCCAGGGCACTGGGGTGAAGATTGAGGAAGATGAGCTGGAGATGCCAACTATCCCTCTCTCAGAG ATGTTTAAATACAAGATTAAAGTGAGTGATGGACGCAGAGCATGGATGAAAAGTCCTGAAGTGTTGCAAAATTGTTCAACGGGTTTCCATTTTCCATCCCAATGTGAAGAACCTGTTCAG GAAAAGGTGTTACCCCTGAAACGTCTGCTTTTCTACAAAGCTGATGAGTAG